Proteins from a genomic interval of Deltaproteobacteria bacterium:
- a CDS encoding fatty acid desaturase family protein, with product MISRTAEPAFPARDPMLDADTSMAPTAPAPLRLAPEVLKPLQKLSTVRALRALLGTWGLVAVSIAAALWSGHWAVWIAAAIVVGRCQHALAVLMHDAAHYRLFDHRGLNDFAGQWLCAKPIASHLYLYRMVHLRHHKHLHTAEDPDLALSAPFPCGRRSFLRKLLRDATGVSALAMRGYVTVDKISGRMRFTPGHGNLLKYWSARTVATRAAAVLLIGGLVWAGYGPAFLALWVLPLLVVYQVILRARGVLEHAAVPDKADPLKNARTVVSPNPLAQFFLNPHHVGYHLEHHLYPGVPHYHLPRLHAALAATGRFGGALVERRYTDSFAAIAGPA from the coding sequence ATGATCAGCCGCACGGCAGAGCCGGCCTTCCCGGCGCGCGACCCGATGCTCGACGCCGACACATCGATGGCGCCGACGGCTCCCGCGCCCCTCCGGCTCGCCCCCGAGGTGCTGAAGCCGCTCCAGAAGCTCTCGACCGTCCGCGCGCTCCGGGCGCTCCTCGGAACGTGGGGGCTCGTCGCCGTCAGCATCGCGGCGGCGCTCTGGTCGGGGCACTGGGCGGTCTGGATCGCCGCGGCGATCGTGGTCGGACGCTGCCAGCACGCGCTCGCGGTGCTGATGCACGACGCGGCCCACTACCGCCTCTTCGACCACCGCGGCCTGAACGACTTCGCCGGCCAGTGGCTCTGCGCGAAGCCGATCGCGAGCCACCTCTACCTCTACCGCATGGTCCATCTCCGCCATCACAAGCACCTCCACACCGCCGAGGACCCGGACCTGGCGCTCTCGGCGCCCTTCCCGTGCGGCCGCCGGAGCTTCCTCCGGAAGCTGCTCCGCGACGCGACCGGCGTCTCGGCGCTCGCCATGCGCGGCTACGTGACCGTCGACAAGATCTCGGGCCGCATGCGCTTCACGCCGGGCCACGGGAACCTCCTGAAGTACTGGAGCGCCCGGACGGTGGCGACGCGCGCCGCGGCGGTGCTGCTGATCGGCGGGCTCGTGTGGGCGGGCTACGGGCCCGCGTTCCTGGCGCTCTGGGTGCTACCGCTGCTGGTCGTCTACCAGGTGATCCTGCGCGCGCGCGGCGTCCTGGAGCACGCGGCGGTGCCCGACAAGGCGGACCCGCTCAAGAACGCGCGCACCGTCGTCTCGCCGAACCCGCTCGCGCAGTTCTTCTTGAACCCGCACCACGTCGGCTACCACCTGGAGCACCACCTCTACCCCGGCGTGCCCCACTACCACCTGCCGCGTCTGCACGCGGCGCTCGCGGCGACCGGCCGCTTCGGCGGCGCGCTCGTCGAGCGGCGCTACACCGACTCGTTCGCCGCCATCGCGGGGCCTGCCTGA
- a CDS encoding right-handed parallel beta-helix repeat-containing protein, whose product MERLVARLARSCAALALAYAVSAVPPAGAAADGSAPDHVVDVFTPGADDAERALRGSYSGFGGAATGGEGRARFTVTSLADSGLGSLRSALEAAGRLGGGRIDFAVGGDIVLLAELSVPGDSTIDGLTAPAPGITLWGDRLGPGGGVLEIHQGNVVVRGLRIRNAVNDGIQIAAKRGAAFGRIVVDHCSVTNSGDGGIDVTGGDGALVTDVTLSWNYLAANGGPCAKTWCGGGALVKYGVTRLAAHGNVWDKNLRRNPSIDGAAVDGGALADVRGNVVRGYVENGTQLRGGARGNVVGNFFGGARPLLTAGASVFVAANEGADAASAAAPFDVASPLGVVTADAVLSAAGAPPFDAIDTAYRDALATYEDAKNARVVPSPERAALGLDDGAASAGNAPLDAATLARARRLLRSARAARTRGDAARAGADYGAAAALLGEPRGLYARAGHRVAAEAALGASAVAADARAAEAHARAALAHARRAGDARIERRAARRLAAVAAILTRTARSN is encoded by the coding sequence ATGGAGCGGCTCGTTGCCAGACTCGCGCGGTCGTGTGCCGCGCTCGCGCTCGCGTACGCCGTGAGCGCCGTACCGCCCGCCGGCGCCGCCGCCGACGGCAGCGCCCCGGACCACGTCGTCGATGTCTTCACGCCCGGCGCCGACGACGCGGAGCGGGCGCTCCGCGGGAGCTACAGCGGCTTCGGCGGCGCGGCGACGGGCGGCGAAGGCCGGGCGCGCTTCACGGTCACGTCGCTCGCCGACAGCGGCCTCGGAAGCCTCAGGAGCGCGCTCGAGGCGGCCGGTCGGCTCGGCGGCGGCCGGATCGACTTCGCCGTCGGCGGCGACATCGTGCTCCTCGCCGAGCTCAGCGTGCCGGGCGACTCGACGATCGACGGCCTCACCGCGCCCGCCCCCGGCATCACGCTCTGGGGCGACCGGCTCGGCCCCGGCGGCGGCGTCCTCGAGATCCATCAGGGCAACGTCGTCGTGCGCGGGCTCCGCATCCGGAACGCCGTGAACGACGGGATCCAGATCGCGGCGAAGCGCGGAGCGGCGTTCGGACGCATCGTGGTCGACCACTGCTCGGTCACCAACAGCGGCGACGGCGGCATCGACGTGACCGGCGGCGACGGCGCGCTCGTGACCGACGTGACGCTCTCGTGGAACTACCTGGCGGCGAACGGCGGCCCGTGCGCCAAGACGTGGTGCGGCGGCGGCGCGCTCGTGAAGTACGGGGTCACCCGGCTCGCGGCGCACGGCAACGTCTGGGACAAGAACCTGCGGCGGAATCCGTCGATCGACGGCGCGGCGGTCGACGGCGGCGCGCTCGCCGACGTGCGCGGCAACGTGGTGCGCGGCTACGTCGAGAACGGCACGCAGTTGCGCGGCGGCGCGCGCGGCAACGTCGTCGGCAACTTCTTCGGGGGCGCGCGGCCGCTCCTCACGGCCGGCGCGAGCGTCTTCGTCGCCGCGAACGAAGGCGCGGACGCCGCGAGCGCGGCGGCGCCCTTCGACGTCGCGAGCCCGCTCGGCGTCGTGACGGCCGATGCCGTCCTCTCGGCGGCGGGCGCACCGCCCTTCGACGCGATCGACACCGCGTATCGCGACGCGCTCGCCACCTACGAGGATGCGAAGAACGCGCGCGTCGTGCCGTCGCCGGAGCGCGCCGCCCTCGGCCTCGACGACGGTGCGGCGTCCGCCGGGAACGCGCCCCTCGACGCCGCGACGCTCGCGCGGGCGCGCCGGCTGCTGCGGTCGGCGCGGGCGGCCCGGACGCGCGGCGACGCCGCCCGCGCTGGGGCGGACTACGGCGCGGCCGCGGCGCTCCTCGGCGAACCCCGCGGTCTCTACGCGCGCGCCGGCCATCGGGTCGCCGCCGAGGCCGCGCTCGGCGCCTCGGCCGTCGCGGCGGACGCGCGCGCGGCCGAGGCGCACGCGCGGGCCGCACTCGCGCACGCGCGGCGCGCCGGCGATGCCCGCATCGAGCGCCGGGCGGCGCGCCGCCTCGCCGCCGTCGCGGCGATCCTCACGCGGACGGCGCGCAGCAACTGA
- a CDS encoding pyridoxamine 5'-phosphate oxidase family protein, which yields MSLAALQALLDRSARTATPAVADSVAYPGRQMTAAELVEFWKGARVMAMTTVGPHGQPHSAPVHSTLEGATLSLVIYDNTVRRDDLRTNPRVSFTTWRDGAVAILYGRAREVPGSLRETRPGRSGTPRKVVTIAVELTRAYAMRAPEPAPGAPPPRS from the coding sequence ATGTCGCTCGCCGCGCTCCAGGCGCTCCTCGATCGCAGCGCCCGCACGGCGACGCCGGCGGTCGCCGACTCGGTCGCCTACCCCGGCCGGCAGATGACGGCGGCGGAGCTCGTCGAGTTCTGGAAGGGCGCGCGCGTGATGGCGATGACGACGGTCGGCCCGCACGGCCAGCCGCATTCGGCGCCGGTGCACTCGACCCTCGAAGGGGCGACGCTTTCCCTCGTGATCTACGACAACACGGTCCGCCGCGACGACTTGAGGACCAACCCCCGGGTCTCGTTCACCACCTGGAGAGACGGCGCGGTGGCGATCCTCTACGGCCGGGCGCGCGAGGTGCCGGGAAGCCTCCGCGAGACGCGGCCGGGTCGGAGCGGGACGCCGCGGAAGGTCGTGACGATCGCGGTGGAGCTGACGCGCGCCTACGCCATGCGCGCGCCCGAGCCGGCGCCCGGCGCGCCGCCGCCGCGAAGCTGA
- a CDS encoding cobalamin-dependent protein (Presence of a B(12) (cobalamin)-binding domain implies dependence on cobalamin itself, in one of its several forms, or in some unusual lineages, dependence on a cobalamin-like analog.) — protein sequence MSKPEMRTPWIIRTYAGFGDAEQSNRRYRENLAQGQRGLSVAFDLPTQNGYDADHPMSEGEIGGTGVSISHVGDMETLFREIDLGAINTSMTINATAVWLYALYVAVADKHGVPRAQLRGTTQNDLLKEFVARGTSVFDPTVSLRLSTDLIKFAAAESPLWNPMNSCGYHYMESGASPAEEVGYALGNAILILEAIRPALSKEAFAGVVDRISFFINSGIELVPEIAKVRAYSQLWTEICRERYGVAAKWRAGCQVRSLTLTEQQPEVNIIRIAYQSLPVVLSASARVGALQLPGFREALGLPDPSEQILALRTQQVLMYETGVADYPDIFEGSKVIEKATGEIKDEARTVIAEMEKIGYAGCIPWIALRLTSSLVKWRQQIESKEKLVVGVNAFPGEVGALRGGARTRAEDAVTPETIAQRVADVKRWKETRDAGAVARALAELEKAAIAGENLVPPSIQLARAGGTTGEWTQALEEALGQRYQAPLGSEIKDAPPLRIPRAPKRMRVLLAKSGLDGHVNAVKLLAFACREAGMEVVYTGLKQTPAMIVATAIQEDVDLIGISSLSGSHLWIAREVQRGLRESGGGDIPIVIGGIIPETDQPLLRELGCRHVFTPKNGDVGAIVQAMIDTVLERAA from the coding sequence ATGAGCAAGCCGGAGATGCGCACCCCCTGGATCATTCGCACCTACGCCGGCTTCGGCGACGCCGAGCAGTCGAACCGCCGCTATCGCGAGAACCTCGCCCAGGGGCAGCGCGGCCTCTCGGTCGCCTTCGACCTCCCGACCCAGAACGGCTACGACGCCGACCACCCGATGTCCGAGGGCGAGATCGGCGGCACCGGCGTGTCGATCTCCCACGTCGGCGACATGGAAACGCTCTTCCGCGAGATCGACCTCGGCGCCATCAACACCTCGATGACGATCAACGCGACGGCCGTCTGGCTGTACGCGCTCTACGTCGCGGTCGCCGACAAGCACGGCGTGCCGCGAGCGCAGCTCCGCGGCACCACCCAGAACGATCTCCTGAAGGAGTTCGTGGCGCGCGGCACCTCGGTGTTCGACCCGACGGTCTCGCTCCGCCTCTCGACCGACCTCATCAAGTTCGCGGCCGCCGAGTCGCCGCTCTGGAACCCGATGAACAGCTGCGGGTACCACTACATGGAGTCGGGAGCGTCGCCCGCCGAGGAGGTCGGTTACGCGCTCGGCAACGCGATCCTGATCCTCGAGGCGATCCGGCCGGCGCTCTCGAAAGAAGCCTTCGCCGGCGTGGTCGACCGCATCAGCTTCTTCATCAACTCCGGCATCGAGCTCGTGCCCGAGATCGCCAAGGTGCGCGCCTACAGCCAGCTCTGGACCGAGATCTGCCGGGAACGCTACGGGGTCGCGGCCAAGTGGCGGGCCGGCTGCCAGGTGCGCTCGCTCACGCTCACCGAGCAGCAGCCCGAGGTGAACATCATCCGCATCGCCTACCAGTCGCTGCCGGTCGTGCTGTCGGCCTCGGCGCGGGTCGGCGCGCTCCAGCTCCCCGGCTTTCGCGAGGCGCTCGGCCTCCCCGACCCGAGCGAGCAGATCCTGGCGCTCCGCACGCAGCAGGTGCTGATGTACGAGACCGGCGTCGCCGACTACCCCGACATCTTCGAGGGCTCGAAGGTGATCGAGAAGGCGACCGGGGAGATCAAGGACGAGGCCCGCACGGTCATCGCCGAGATGGAGAAGATCGGCTACGCCGGCTGCATTCCGTGGATCGCGCTGCGGCTCACGTCGTCGCTCGTGAAGTGGCGGCAGCAGATCGAGAGCAAGGAGAAGCTCGTCGTCGGCGTGAACGCGTTCCCCGGCGAGGTCGGCGCGCTCCGCGGCGGCGCCCGCACGCGCGCCGAAGACGCCGTGACGCCCGAGACGATCGCGCAGCGCGTCGCCGACGTGAAGCGGTGGAAGGAGACGCGCGACGCCGGCGCCGTCGCGCGCGCGCTCGCGGAGCTCGAGAAGGCGGCGATCGCCGGCGAGAACCTGGTGCCGCCGTCGATCCAGCTCGCCAGGGCGGGCGGTACGACCGGCGAGTGGACGCAGGCGCTCGAAGAGGCGCTCGGCCAGCGCTACCAGGCACCGCTCGGCTCGGAGATCAAGGACGCGCCGCCGCTCCGCATCCCGCGCGCGCCGAAGCGCATGCGCGTGCTGCTCGCCAAGTCGGGGCTCGACGGCCACGTGAACGCCGTGAAGCTCCTGGCCTTCGCGTGCCGCGAGGCCGGCATGGAGGTCGTCTACACGGGCTTGAAGCAGACGCCCGCCATGATCGTCGCGACGGCGATCCAGGAGGACGTCGACCTCATCGGCATCTCGAGCCTCTCGGGCTCGCACCTCTGGATCGCCCGCGAGGTGCAGCGCGGCCTCCGCGAGTCCGGCGGCGGCGACATCCCGATCGTGATCGGCGGCATCATCCCGGAGACCGATCAACCGTTGCTCCGCGAGCTCGGCTGCCGGCACGTCTTCACGCCGAAGAACGGCGACGTCGGCGCGATCGTGCAGGCGATGATCGACACCGTCCTCGAGCGCGCGGCGTAG
- a CDS encoding DUF4345 domain-containing protein, translating to MNPRVTTIVIGVLTTVMGAFALLYPETVMNQVTGFAVAQNFTANFVLGEMRATYGGIFTVLGIYTILGAMDPATNRGRLLMIGLLWVGACLGRLYGVLIDGSPGWWGWLLATFEAVVGGMLVAVSQMTPEAPAAITRSSYTPPPPPPTTPTATAPVV from the coding sequence ATGAACCCTCGCGTCACCACCATCGTCATCGGTGTGCTCACCACGGTCATGGGCGCGTTCGCGCTCCTCTACCCCGAGACGGTGATGAACCAGGTCACCGGCTTCGCCGTCGCCCAGAACTTCACCGCGAACTTCGTCCTCGGCGAGATGCGCGCGACGTACGGCGGCATCTTCACGGTGCTCGGCATCTACACCATCCTCGGCGCGATGGACCCGGCGACGAACCGCGGCCGGCTCCTCATGATCGGGCTCCTCTGGGTCGGCGCCTGCCTCGGCCGCCTCTACGGCGTCCTGATCGACGGCAGCCCCGGCTGGTGGGGCTGGCTCTTGGCGACGTTCGAGGCGGTCGTCGGCGGCATGCTGGTCGCGGTGTCGCAGATGACGCCGGAGGCGCCCGCCGCGATCACGCGCTCGAGCTACACGCCCCCGCCTCCGCCCCCCACGACCCCGACCGCAACGGCGCCCGTCGTCTAG
- a CDS encoding ABC transporter ATP-binding protein: protein MHEILIRLDGVEKVFEAGAGTVRAVDHLDLGILRGEFLTLTGPSGSGKSTVLNLLAGLDTPTAGEITIDGRRLSAMTDDDLTIFRRRRLGIIFQFFNLLPTLTAAENVALPLRADRRPRAEIAERVARALDSVGMGHRARHRPGELSGGEMQRVAIARALVIDPVVLLADEPTGNLDSKMGQDILEFVKGMSERTGVTVVLVTHDLRAAAYGDRMITLRDGRIIDEVTGPHHQVAHHA from the coding sequence ATGCACGAGATCCTGATTCGGCTCGATGGCGTGGAGAAGGTGTTCGAGGCGGGGGCGGGAACCGTGCGCGCGGTCGACCATCTCGATCTCGGGATCCTTCGGGGTGAGTTTCTCACGCTGACGGGACCGAGCGGGTCGGGGAAGAGCACGGTGCTGAACCTCCTGGCCGGGCTCGACACGCCGACCGCCGGCGAGATCACGATCGACGGCCGGCGCCTCTCGGCGATGACGGACGACGATCTCACCATCTTCCGCCGCCGGAGGCTCGGCATCATCTTCCAGTTCTTCAACCTGCTGCCGACGCTGACGGCCGCCGAAAACGTCGCGCTGCCGCTCCGCGCCGACCGCCGGCCGCGGGCCGAGATCGCGGAGCGGGTCGCCCGGGCGCTGGACTCCGTCGGCATGGGACATCGCGCCCGTCATCGGCCCGGCGAGCTGTCGGGAGGCGAGATGCAGCGGGTCGCGATTGCGCGGGCGCTCGTGATCGATCCGGTCGTGCTCCTCGCCGACGAGCCGACCGGCAACCTCGACTCCAAGATGGGCCAGGACATCCTCGAGTTCGTGAAGGGCATGAGCGAACGGACGGGAGTGACGGTGGTGCTCGTGACCCACGACCTGCGCGCGGCCGCCTACGGCGACCGCATGATCACGCTCCGCGACGGCCGCATCATCGACGAGGTGACGGGACCGCATCATCAGGTCGCCCACCACGCTTGA
- a CDS encoding chromate transporter, with the protein MTPAASERSAALAPYALRDLAAYFLRLGTTGFGGPIALVGYMQRDLVETRRWIALADYKEGLALAQLAPGPLAAQLAIYLGWLGHGVRGATLVAFAFVLPSFLMVLALSAAYVAYGGLAWMQGAFYGIGAAVIAIIGRSAYKLAKSTLAGDRLLWAIFAVSAGVTAWTESELLWLFVLCGVAALVAKSALPKTPHAALVVAPWLFTGLHGVADASTLWRIAYCFTEAGAFVFGSGLAIVPFLHGTVVHELSWLTERQFLDAVAVAMITPGPVVITVAFIGYLVAGPLGATVAAIGVFLPCYVMVVIPARYFRRSVHDPRVRAFVEGVTAAAAGAIAGAAFVLGRRAVYDLPTAAIALVALALLVRVKGVSEPALIVGAGAVGVALGS; encoded by the coding sequence GTGACGCCCGCCGCCTCGGAGCGCTCGGCCGCGCTCGCGCCGTACGCGCTCCGCGACCTCGCCGCCTATTTCCTGCGCCTCGGCACGACCGGCTTCGGCGGGCCGATCGCGCTCGTCGGCTACATGCAGCGCGATCTCGTCGAAACGCGCCGCTGGATCGCGCTCGCCGACTACAAGGAGGGACTCGCCCTCGCCCAGCTGGCGCCGGGTCCCCTCGCCGCGCAGCTCGCGATCTATCTCGGCTGGCTCGGCCACGGCGTGCGAGGCGCCACGCTGGTCGCCTTCGCGTTCGTCCTCCCCTCCTTCCTCATGGTGCTCGCGCTCTCGGCGGCCTACGTCGCGTACGGAGGCCTCGCGTGGATGCAGGGCGCCTTCTACGGCATCGGCGCGGCCGTCATCGCGATCATCGGCCGCAGCGCCTACAAGCTCGCGAAGAGCACGCTGGCCGGCGATCGCCTGCTGTGGGCGATCTTCGCGGTGAGCGCCGGGGTGACGGCATGGACCGAATCCGAGCTGCTCTGGCTCTTCGTGCTCTGCGGGGTGGCCGCGCTCGTGGCGAAGAGCGCGCTGCCGAAGACGCCGCACGCCGCGCTGGTCGTGGCGCCGTGGCTCTTCACGGGTCTGCACGGCGTGGCCGACGCGTCGACGCTCTGGCGCATCGCCTACTGCTTCACCGAGGCGGGCGCCTTCGTGTTCGGCAGCGGGCTCGCGATCGTGCCCTTCCTGCACGGCACCGTCGTGCACGAGCTCTCGTGGCTGACCGAGCGCCAGTTCCTCGACGCGGTGGCGGTCGCGATGATCACCCCGGGGCCGGTCGTGATCACGGTCGCCTTCATCGGATATCTGGTCGCGGGGCCGCTCGGCGCGACCGTGGCCGCCATCGGGGTCTTCCTCCCCTGCTACGTCATGGTCGTGATCCCCGCGCGCTACTTCCGGCGCTCGGTGCACGACCCACGCGTGCGCGCCTTCGTGGAGGGGGTGACGGCCGCCGCCGCGGGCGCCATCGCGGGGGCGGCGTTCGTCCTCGGACGGCGCGCGGTCTACGACCTCCCGACGGCGGCGATCGCGCTCGTCGCCCTCGCCCTCCTGGTGCGCGTGAAGGGCGTCTCCGAGCCGGCGCTGATCGTAGGTGCCGGCGCGGTCGGCGTCGCGCTCGGCAGCTGA
- a CDS encoding ABC transporter permease: MTALLFTVSLPYLRAHAGRILLTLLGVVIGVQGMVAMGALNHSIIKSFEAGLEAIAGSARLQIAGPETGIPDTLAEDALRVPGVQSAVAIVDGSLTSADDPSLRIRTFGIDLLSMVGTRSPQFPREHVHIADEFGFVNSLDSIALGAPLLERLGVKVGGTVRLATPSGIRNYVVRGTLDDVGPTKLFGGLVALLDLPVAETVFLSPGLAQTIYIHNDPAADVDELAGRLRTAIGDRARVERTEARGQQMDALLGSVRVALSLASLVTMIAAFFIIYETIAISVEQRRREIAITRSLGFTRGSIAGVFILESLILGLLGAAGGVVGGYMLARLSLTTAVAGISGMYFTVAPGEVSLPFAATSIAMLVGIAVCIVAGLIPAITASREPAAQVLRSASGTCTEPGSVRGMRIGILAILGALVALTSDLRLESAEMKTSWIMLGHSLLIFGVSFLSPAFVRLASAAATWFGARSDLSVSLATDFFVRRPRRVAAAASAIMVGYALVVVLGSVVHSINATISQWLHLTFGADISVGTTPGLNSASFESSLADKLRGLPGVASVEAYHKGLFIYDGKPVVISAFDREGQPGRSPLLLVRALPDPYEATARGFSVIVSESFSFRYAVDLGDSIPLDTPSGRRFFRVVGIARDYTMDVGTILVDIRVYRDLWRDSRLTYAHVWPEVGADIHALRDKVNEVVANHPTVTVVTNTEFRREVEGRVDGLLQVLGSLQVFSCAIAVLGVVNFLLAALLDRRREIAVLRSVGLTAPQIQRSVMIEGGMVGATGAGLGVLAGIPASYFMVKHSMPVAMGWSLDFRFPLVLALTTLIAITVAAALAAYFPARQITRGTILAGLQME, from the coding sequence GTGACCGCGCTCCTCTTCACCGTCAGCCTTCCGTATCTCCGCGCCCACGCCGGCCGCATTCTCCTCACGCTGCTCGGCGTCGTCATCGGCGTCCAGGGCATGGTCGCGATGGGCGCCCTGAACCATTCCATCATCAAGAGCTTCGAAGCCGGCCTCGAGGCCATCGCCGGCAGCGCCCGCCTTCAGATCGCAGGTCCCGAGACCGGGATTCCCGACACGCTCGCCGAGGACGCGCTACGCGTTCCCGGCGTCCAGAGCGCCGTCGCCATCGTCGACGGCTCGCTGACCTCGGCCGATGATCCTTCGCTCCGGATTCGAACCTTCGGCATCGACCTCTTGAGCATGGTCGGCACGCGCAGCCCACAATTTCCGCGCGAGCACGTTCACATCGCCGACGAGTTCGGCTTCGTGAATTCCCTCGACTCGATCGCGCTCGGCGCGCCGCTCCTCGAGCGGCTCGGCGTCAAGGTCGGCGGCACCGTTCGGCTCGCGACGCCGAGCGGCATCCGGAACTACGTCGTCCGGGGGACGCTCGACGACGTCGGCCCCACCAAGCTGTTCGGAGGCCTCGTCGCGCTGCTCGATCTCCCCGTCGCCGAGACCGTTTTCCTGAGCCCCGGACTCGCCCAGACGATCTACATCCACAACGACCCCGCGGCCGATGTCGACGAGCTTGCCGGTCGCCTGCGTACCGCCATCGGCGATCGCGCCCGCGTCGAGCGCACCGAGGCGCGCGGTCAGCAGATGGACGCCCTGCTCGGCAGCGTCCGCGTCGCCCTCTCCCTCGCCAGCCTCGTCACGATGATCGCGGCCTTCTTCATCATCTACGAAACCATCGCGATCTCGGTGGAGCAGCGCCGCCGGGAAATTGCCATCACCCGCTCCCTCGGATTCACGCGCGGCTCGATCGCGGGCGTGTTCATCCTCGAGTCGTTGATCCTGGGACTCCTCGGCGCGGCGGGCGGCGTGGTCGGAGGCTACATGCTGGCGCGCCTGTCGCTGACGACGGCGGTCGCGGGTATCAGCGGGATGTACTTCACGGTGGCGCCGGGCGAGGTGTCGCTGCCCTTCGCAGCAACGTCGATCGCTATGCTCGTCGGCATTGCGGTCTGCATCGTTGCCGGCCTGATCCCCGCAATCACAGCCTCTCGTGAGCCCGCGGCTCAGGTCCTTCGATCTGCCTCTGGAACATGTACCGAACCGGGGTCCGTTCGTGGAATGCGCATCGGGATCCTAGCCATCCTCGGGGCACTCGTAGCCCTGACGAGCGACCTCCGCCTGGAGAGCGCGGAAATGAAAACATCCTGGATCATGCTCGGGCATTCATTGTTGATCTTCGGGGTGTCGTTCCTTTCGCCTGCGTTCGTTCGCTTGGCGTCGGCCGCAGCGACCTGGTTCGGCGCGCGATCCGACCTCAGCGTCAGCCTCGCCACGGACTTCTTCGTTCGGCGCCCGCGTCGCGTGGCGGCAGCGGCCTCTGCGATCATGGTCGGCTACGCCCTCGTCGTCGTGCTGGGCTCGGTGGTCCACAGCATAAACGCAACTATCTCCCAGTGGCTCCACCTGACGTTCGGTGCCGACATCAGTGTCGGCACGACCCCTGGTTTGAACAGCGCAAGTTTTGAATCTAGCTTGGCTGACAAGCTACGTGGATTGCCAGGAGTAGCGTCCGTGGAGGCTTATCACAAAGGGTTGTTCATCTACGATGGCAAACCCGTGGTCATCTCGGCTTTCGACCGCGAGGGTCAACCAGGTCGCAGCCCCCTGTTGCTTGTTCGCGCCTTACCGGATCCGTATGAGGCTACTGCGAGAGGTTTCTCGGTCATCGTGAGCGAGAGCTTTTCCTTTCGATATGCCGTCGATCTGGGCGACTCGATCCCCCTCGACACTCCGTCCGGCCGGCGGTTTTTTCGCGTCGTGGGCATCGCCAGAGACTACACGATGGATGTGGGCACGATTCTGGTCGATATCCGGGTCTACCGAGACCTGTGGCGTGACTCTCGCCTGACCTACGCTCATGTATGGCCGGAAGTCGGCGCCGATATTCACGCGCTCCGTGACAAGGTGAACGAAGTGGTCGCAAACCACCCGACCGTCACAGTCGTCACGAATACCGAGTTCCGACGAGAGGTCGAAGGTCGGGTCGACGGCTTGCTTCAAGTCCTGGGCTCGCTTCAGGTCTTCTCCTGCGCAATCGCGGTCCTCGGGGTAGTCAATTTCCTGTTGGCGGCGCTGCTCGATCGACGCCGGGAGATCGCCGTCCTTCGGAGTGTCGGACTGACCGCTCCGCAAATCCAGAGATCCGTGATGATCGAAGGTGGAATGGTTGGCGCGACGGGAGCCGGTTTGGGCGTCCTTGCCGGAATACCCGCCTCATATTTCATGGTGAAGCACTCGATGCCGGTAGCCATGGGATGGTCCCTCGACTTCCGCTTCCCCCTGGTCCTTGCGCTCACCACCCTCATCGCCATCACCGTCGCCGCGGCTCTTGCCGCCTACTTTCCGGCGCGACAGATCACCCGGGGGACGATCCTGGCCGGGCTGCAGATGGAGTGA